The proteins below are encoded in one region of Mycobacterium pseudokansasii:
- a CDS encoding Rv1733c family protein, with amino-acid sequence MTTPCSDRRRLTGRTSGDDASMDIYTLRRPHPLAAWLSRWARRMPTARGFEVLLAIWVAVVVLAGLPIAVVVGTGEHESRSRFYAGQAQTRQSVTAVVTSDKAAHQELADPQMVSVPARWVVGGVEHAGPVDAPRGVKAGDSVDIWVDENGYHVGLPLRTALDDAVAAGLSAWLIMAAVTAVFLAGVWMVADRARAGRSLPSTSSCRGIGPRAAHR; translated from the coding sequence ATGACCACTCCGTGTTCCGACCGGCGCCGGCTCACCGGCCGCACCTCAGGTGACGACGCCTCGATGGACATCTACACCCTGCGCCGGCCGCACCCGCTTGCGGCGTGGCTATCGCGGTGGGCCCGCCGCATGCCGACCGCCCGCGGATTCGAGGTACTGCTTGCGATTTGGGTCGCGGTGGTGGTTTTGGCCGGCCTGCCGATCGCCGTCGTCGTGGGCACCGGAGAGCACGAATCCCGCAGCCGCTTCTACGCCGGGCAGGCGCAAACCCGTCAGTCGGTCACTGCGGTGGTCACCAGCGACAAGGCCGCCCATCAAGAGCTCGCCGATCCGCAGATGGTCAGCGTGCCGGCCCGCTGGGTTGTCGGGGGAGTCGAGCACGCGGGTCCGGTGGATGCGCCGCGGGGCGTGAAAGCCGGTGATTCCGTTGACATCTGGGTTGATGAGAACGGTTATCACGTCGGCCTGCCACTGAGGACCGCGCTGGACGATGCGGTGGCGGCCGGATTGTCGGCCTGGCTGATCATGGCCGCCGTGACAGCCGTGTTCCTGGCCGGCGTCTGGATGGTCGCCGACCGCGCACGCGCCGGCCGATCGCTGCCGTCCACAAGCAGCTGTCGTGGTATCGGTCCGAGGGCCGCGCATCGCTGA
- a CDS encoding NAD(P)/FAD-dependent oxidoreductase: protein MAGVDRIDDWPRSVVVVGAGIVGLSTAWFLQERGVNVTVVDRDGVGAGASGGNAGWIAPGLALPLNSPAVLRYGIRSLLDSKAPLHIPFTADMGLGMFLARFAGHCRRSSWQRAVRANAILNEDCIEAFDVLIANGVDAPVTDAPITAVFDSTAAAQRFQEDLQELGKAGQTTDITVLTGAALREQVPLASRAVRVGLSVNGQRFIDPARFVAALGRAVVNRGATLRTLEITEIVNATNSIAVRPCRGAPLITDAAVIATGAQLPQLAGRRLGVAVRAGRGYSFTVPVERPMPWPIYLPSVRVAATPHHGAMRVSGTMEFRHPRAPLIPDRVAAIVASAGPLLDGVRWAERSNVWVGARPIAADGRPVIGAVSPRVFVAGGHGMWGLAHGPVTGRLLAEQITTGKQPQALREFDPLRGRGR, encoded by the coding sequence ATGGCCGGCGTCGACCGCATTGACGATTGGCCTCGTTCGGTGGTTGTCGTCGGTGCCGGCATCGTCGGATTGTCGACGGCATGGTTCCTTCAGGAGCGGGGCGTGAACGTCACGGTGGTGGATCGCGACGGCGTGGGCGCCGGCGCTTCCGGCGGCAACGCCGGGTGGATTGCGCCGGGGCTGGCACTGCCGCTCAACTCGCCGGCAGTGCTGCGCTATGGAATACGGTCCCTGCTCGACTCGAAAGCCCCGCTACACATTCCGTTCACCGCCGACATGGGCCTCGGGATGTTCTTGGCGCGGTTCGCCGGTCACTGCCGGCGATCATCGTGGCAGCGCGCGGTGCGCGCCAACGCAATCCTCAACGAGGACTGCATCGAAGCTTTCGACGTGCTCATCGCCAACGGGGTCGACGCACCGGTGACCGATGCACCCATCACCGCGGTATTCGACTCCACCGCAGCGGCACAGCGATTCCAGGAAGACCTGCAGGAGCTCGGAAAGGCCGGCCAGACAACGGATATCACCGTATTGACGGGCGCGGCGCTGCGGGAGCAAGTGCCGCTGGCATCCCGGGCGGTCCGGGTCGGGCTCAGCGTCAACGGACAGCGTTTCATCGATCCGGCCCGCTTCGTGGCTGCTCTGGGTCGCGCGGTGGTGAACCGCGGGGCGACGCTGCGCACGCTGGAAATAACCGAAATTGTCAACGCAACCAACAGTATTGCGGTGCGGCCGTGCCGCGGCGCACCGCTGATCACCGACGCCGCCGTGATCGCCACCGGCGCACAATTGCCGCAACTGGCCGGCCGCCGGCTAGGCGTAGCGGTGCGGGCTGGTCGCGGTTACTCGTTCACCGTGCCGGTCGAGCGCCCGATGCCCTGGCCCATCTACCTGCCGAGCGTGCGGGTCGCGGCTACGCCGCACCACGGCGCGATGCGCGTTTCGGGCACCATGGAATTTCGCCACCCGCGCGCACCGCTCATACCCGATCGGGTGGCGGCCATTGTGGCCTCGGCCGGTCCGCTGCTGGATGGCGTGCGATGGGCTGAACGCAGCAACGTGTGGGTGGGCGCGCGACCGATCGCCGCCGACGGCCGTCCCGTCATCGGTGCGGTGTCACCGCGCGTCTTCGTGGCCGGCGGACACGGCATGTGGGGACTGGCGCACGGACCGGTGACCGGTCGGCTGTTGGCCGAGCAGATTACCACCGGCAAGCAACCGCAAGCCCTACGCGAGTTCGATCCGTTGCGCGGAAGGGGCCGCTAG
- a CDS encoding GreA/GreB family elongation factor, giving the protein MARRDVTVRHHDTADIEYIETFLRGARGAEHRDVEVYSLRSPLGAAVAGALPGDERSFTLPGCATLTVTLVCAGPYGVHMAGAT; this is encoded by the coding sequence GTGGCGCGTAGGGACGTCACGGTCCGTCACCACGACACGGCTGACATCGAATACATCGAAACATTCCTGCGGGGCGCCCGCGGCGCCGAGCACCGCGACGTGGAGGTCTACTCGCTGCGGTCACCGCTGGGCGCCGCGGTCGCCGGTGCGCTCCCCGGTGACGAACGCAGCTTCACCCTGCCCGGTTGCGCCACCTTGACGGTCACACTCGTGTGCGCCGGACCATACGGCGTCCACATGGCCGGGGCCACCTGA